The sequence gttgtggcagcagggagataatcttcctcacaatgtccgcatcacctagcttatttatgccaatagagttgagctcattgatgattagatttaaacgagaatatatgtctctaacaagctcatcatctctcatagcaaaagtattatactcatttaagactaggcaatgtttttgctcacagacatttgatgtgccgtcatggagctcatgcaattttagccaaatctcattagcatttttcaaggtaaatacttgattaaaaatatccatgctaagagattcatacaagcaatttttggctctagcatttaaatgaatttctttttcctcactcgcggTGGGTTTTTCGGGATTCttgggggtttcatcccgtcgcgagtgactctccaaacacctagatcaacgacctctaggtaacaagccattctagcactataatatgggaagttagtgccgtcgaagtgtggtggcctatgggtatccatcccttcctctaaaaagcgtcggctcttttagcggtgaagctaaagcgtttcaaatgagccaaaccaggctctgataccacttgtaggaaacgagtgacgcctaagagggggggtgaattaggacttctaaaacttttactaaactaggccacaattaaatccctagagcaaaacctatgccaataatcaaactagaatgtgcaaactaggttttgtctaagtgttgctatctctaccgcaaaggctaagtttcaatctacactagataagtatgaatacaagattgaaacttaaatgcttaatataaatgcggaaacttaaagagcaaagtagagaagcaaactctcgtggatgacgccgatatttttaccgaggtatccggaaccgcgcaaggtcccgactaatcctcgttggtgcccctacgcaaagggaagcccacgcgagggccaagcacctcggtagagtaactccgtagagagccgcgggccttccccacgcgcaagtggtgttccgcttctggctcctctcggacgctccccgccgtctccactatcgagcttccggccgaaacgccgcgggcctcgttccctccggtacacggtggcggccgtgacacaaacgcggttgtcacggtctcgcaagactctcgccccactcggtacaattacaacgactcacgcaagagccgaggggttgtgaggtttgtctaaactcactcaacaatctagggttcacctagagcaagcgctaaagcggtctaactaacctaagcacttcgcaaagcacctacgctaatcaccaagtgattctattaagcacttgggtgtttgagctcctggaaatgtgcactatatgccttggcatgttgcttgggctcccacaccttcaaatggccggttgggtgaagtatatataggccccaactccaaaatagccgttggagaaaagctgcagttctctgcggcacaccggacagtccggtggtgcaccggacagcgcactgttgcctgtccggtgcgcctaaccGTTGCCctatcagagcaggtgaccgttggcgccgcaggctttccacaccggacagtctagtgctcacaccggacagtccggtggtcttttctccgagtgccacctggaactagccgttgggctggagttccctggtgcaccggacagtccggtgcgcctcgcacagacagtccgcagcagcacacttggacttttcttggatcctCTTAATGTCtttttttgaggtgttgctttcctcaattccttagtccaagtaaatcttgcatcctgtgaactacaaacataaacactagaaaacttattagttcacggattgtgttgttcatcaaaacaccaaaactcaattagccaaatggctcggggtccattttccttacacttcCGTTGAACATggttgcactaagcacatagacatccggtatcactttttgagagatcactaaCAAAAGgtatatcaaaattgcttatgttagcacccacaaccaattagtcgatatcttcaccaagcccctggATGAAAAGACCTTCatcaagcttaggaatgaactcaatatccttgattctcagaactttgattaAAATCTTACACACATtgctaatttatatacctttgatcatatctcttttatttggtacaaatgcatatttcttattcttcttgtgccaagactaagactaatatgcttccatgagtatctctatgattagtcttagattgaaagggaaatggagattttggcaaaggcaaggctttcaCTACGACTCCATCGGTACCATTTATCCTTTTCCCTACTCACGAACTTTCATTCATATCCTTTTTCAAAAGGAAGAGAGAGTAAAAGGCCTCTAGTTCTCTTCGTTGTTGGCGCTTAATgataaagggggagagaataataggcccaaagcaaaaggaccgcaccaccaccctattttttttaaaaaaaactttttAAAAAAGGGGGAGAGACTATTCAAATTGCacaaccctcttgacagctaagtaGAGAACTTCTTCAGgagagcttttatttagccaaaggaaaagcatttaaaacacggggagaattttcaaaaaaattgaaaattccttttgaaatcatattcttataccattggctatttgcaaaagaatttgaaaagacctttcgaaaagatttgcaaaaacaagctaagtaGTCCAGAATGTTAAACTAGATCAAAGCAACCATATATGTTTAAAACTACTTTCATTTCAAAGTGACTTATGCACATCTGacaaattgcaaactagttacatttataTGCTTTAtagttgctttggtttgtgttggcatcaatcatcaaaaaggggagattgaaagggaaatggcctcaacatttcctataatcgattttgatgtttgacgtccatcataaaccatgtggactaactagtttgaccAGTGGAtgtttttctcaggtgcataaagttcaacataaacattTAAAGAAAAGGACTTGAGAgaattctacaaagtttggagcatacaAAATCTGGTGCatccagtggcgcaccagacactgttcgaTGCCTTGGTTGAGCAcctcgcgaactggccgctctcgggttttctcagagcacgcccgctaagattcatcggactgtctggtgcaccaccgaactgtccgatgagacaacggagcaacggtcagcTTCGCTAACGGTTGACTACGGAACAGTCTGACCGTCAGAAGTCAGAGACAGTCTGCGATGTcagatcgcaccggactgtccggtgccataaGAAGACAGAAGACTTTAACaatcaacagctccaaaccccaacgatcggctgacgtggcactcaCCGTACAATGAATAAtagagtgtccgatgcaccaccgttgTGTCCATCGACAACAAAGTCAGTCAACGGCTAGAAAGTGGCTGgatgctataaatacccccaaccaccttcattcaagccatccaaaaacacaatcaaagcattcaataCTCTCCAAGCTCCAAATTTAAATtaagtgtttagtgacttgagagagggtgatttgtgtttcttttattcctcttgttgcttggttgttttcttttctcattctaaattttccaagtgttttgtaaagcaagcaagagacacctaattatgtggtgatccttgcggggtcttagtgacccgtgtgattaagaagaagcactagaccagactaagtgaccgattgagagagagaaagagttggaatagacccggcctttgtggcctcctcaatggggagtagtttcattggaaccgaacctcgggaaacaaatcaccatgttcatttgtgttgatcttcatcactcaattagtttcttccctctcctctctctctaaaagttctcttgctcatattgttttgagttagttccaaaagttatccgcattgattgcgcAACTCATaacaagaagaactatcttctgCATTCCGAATTCAACATTATTTAtctctaaccctaaccccgggtgaagtgcgtgttcaaaatttataattttcaggtttcgcctatccactccCCTCTAGAGTAGATTATTTAATAACTATAAGGGACTTAATAGAGTAGATTATTTGGCTTAAaatttggtattttcatcactTTCTAAATTTAAATTTATAGGGTGAGAGATGTAAATTGATTTTATGTATAATCAAACTGTTTTCACTCTACAATTTATAATATACTCTTCAGCTCACTCTACTATAATAGAAATGTACCAAATAAATATCTTCTCCATATATCCAAGTATCCAACAATAATATACAAATGTATTTTATATAAACTGTATtcatgtctaaattataattattagaatCAAACTCAATTCAAGGATCCAAACTGGGTCTAAACATAATCGCATAATCGCGTTCATCGTTCCAAACTTCTAGAATAGGTTTGAACTTCGATTATTCTAAGTTCTAAATCAGCTGGCAAATGGTCATAGGAAGGGGAAAGCCACACGAAGGACCCTTCAGCCGCCACGCGACGCGACCAAGTGGACGAACCGCAACAGGCAAGTCTTCGCTTCGCTCCTCTCTGCGGCTCCCTCCGGCGAGCGGCGATGGCCTTCTCACCCCCGCTGATCGACTGGGAGGCGGAGAGCTACCCTGCCTACCCAGATTTCGCGGCCATTCCCCTTttcgtcgtcttcttcctcgtcgtCCGTTTCTTCCTCGACCGCTTCGTATTCGAGGTTGTAGTTTTTCCCGCTCATTTTTACAACATTTCTCGTTTGCTGTACGTATCATTATCAACGATGCTCGAGCCAGTTATTTTATAGAGTACGAAGAGAGGGAGTCGAGGACTCGAGGTTTCGACGAACTATATGGATTGTGAGCAGGTGCTTGCGTGCTCATGATTAGCAAGGGTGGAAATCCAAAGGATCTGTCAATCAATTCACTATCATTTCAGGATTTGCTAAGTACTATTTATGTCACTCACAATCTCACATGTAACTCGTGAGCTTACATGCTATTGAGACATGGAGTAGCAAAACCTGAATTCCTATTTAACTTAACCATcattcaagtatatgttgatctgAGTGAGTGTCCTTACGGAGGCGCCTATTAGGCAGAAAATTTCGGAGGCACGGTCACGCTAGGTTGCTAAGACGATGCGCCAATTGTTTATTAAAGTAGCTGCATCTACGCAATTCCACACTTGGCTGATTTTTATTTCTTCTTGTTCTAGTAAATCTAAAGGAGATCACTTGTGAGCTGTGGCTGTACCTTGTTGCCTTGTTGGGATTTGGGAATGAATGAGAGTTATTTGGCATCTTCCAGATGAACTTTAATTTTCTTTTTTTTCCCAGAAGGGAGGCCTATGCATGCATTAGACCTCATCCAGCATTTTGTTCATAGTGGTTAGCCAGGAAGCTGATTTTCAAGGAGGAGGATGAGAAGAAGCTTGGCCCTACTACATATGCAGGCAAGAGAAAGATCAGGAAATTTAAAGAATCAGCTTGGAAATGCATGTATTTTCTTTCTGGGGAGCTATTGGCATTGTCTGTGACGTACAACGAGCCATGGTTCACAACCACAAGAAATTTCTGGGTTGGACCAGGCGATCAGATCTGGCCAGATCAAAAAATTAAGTATGTTGAACGTCTTCTCGATTTTGAGGGGGCAAGATCTTCTTTGGCCAGATTTTTATAATTTTATTTGTACCAAGTTATAGCAAATGTTATTTTATTTCCCAGATTGAAACTCAAGACAGTCTATATGTATGTTGCTGGCTTTTACACATACTCGATATTTGCCCTTTTGTTTTGGGAAATAAGGCGCTCAGACTTCGGTATTTCAATGACTCATCATGTAGCAACCGTCTGTCTGATAGCACTGTCTTACATATTCAGGTACACTGGCTAtctatatttttttatttatatTTGAATCCAAGTCAAGTTGCATTCTCATACATCTTTCTTCTCAACACATACTCAGACACTGATGGTTTGTGAATATTTCTTTATAGTGCCAGTTGCATTTTAAACACAATATCATTTGAAAATCGTTTTTCTAAAACAGATTTGCTCGGGTGGGTTCAGTTGTCCTTGCCATTCATGATGCTACTGATGTGTTCCTGGAGCTTGGAAAAATTTCCAAGTATAGTGGCCATGAGTTGTTTGCAGATGTTTCATTTCTTGTTTTCGTCAGTTCTTGGGTACTCCTCCGCCTTATATATTATCCGTTCTGGATTCTCTGGAGCACGAGGTAAAGATGAGTAACTAATGCATGGGTCTGTATACTTTAGGGGCTCGGTATTAATAAAACTATGCACTTATTCTTAAATTTCAGCTATGAAGTTGTTCTGACTCTAGACAAGGAAAAGCATAAAGTTGACGGGCCAATATACTACTATGTATTCAACagtcttctcttctctctacTTGTTCTACACATATATTGGTGGGTTTTAATGTATCGGATGCTTGTGAAGCAAATACAGTCTAGAGGGCACGTTGGCGATGATATACGATCTGGTAGGTTCTCCTTTTCCTTAGATTCTTCTGTTATTATATGAGGTTGAACTTAAAATTGGATAAAACATTCTTTGGAGTTAAATTCTGGTTATAGTTGAATATACCACCAGCTCTTAGTATTCcagccatgcatgtatttatcatGGGGCTCATTCATTATCTATCACTTGCTAAAAGACTAACACGTACTATAAGAATCAGATTTATTTATGTATCATAAGACTCACTGTTACCCACCTTCATGTAGATTCTGAAGGTGAAGAGGAACATGAGGATTGATTGAGCTGTGTAGAGTTGGAAGATAATAAGTAACATGGGGATGGATTGAGCTGTATAAGTTCCAAAGGCGAAAAGGAATACGTGGATGGATTGAGCTGTGTAAATTCTGAAGGTGTATCAAATCATTCTGCTGTTTTTCTTCTGTCCTTGTTCTTGATAAGTAACAATAAATTAG is a genomic window of Zea mays cultivar B73 chromosome 5, Zm-B73-REFERENCE-NAM-5.0, whole genome shotgun sequence containing:
- the LOC100216857 gene encoding ASC1-like protein 2, which gives rise to MAFSPPLIDWEAESYPAYPDFAAIPLFVVFFLVVRFFLDRFVFEWLARKLIFKEEDEKKLGPTTYAGKRKIRKFKESAWKCMYFLSGELLALSVTYNEPWFTTTRNFWVGPGDQIWPDQKIKLKLKTVYMYVAGFYTYSIFALLFWEIRRSDFGISMTHHVATVCLIALSYIFRFARVGSVVLAIHDATDVFLELGKISKYSGHELFADVSFLVFVSSWVLLRLIYYPFWILWSTSYEVVLTLDKEKHKVDGPIYYYVFNSLLFSLLVLHIYWWVLMYRMLVKQIQSRGHVGDDIRSDSEGEEEHED